ttgaattttatttagatgattcatttcatcaggtttgattgataaatatagttgagtatcatccgcataacaatgaaagtttacataatgattccttataatattgcctaacggaagcatatataatgtgaacaaaataggtccgagcactgagccctgtggcactccatggctaactttggtttgcgtggaagattcatcgttgacacgtacaaactgagagcgttcagatagataggacctaaaccagcctaaagcagttccctgtatgccaactaagtgctctagtctttgcaataggatatcatggtcgatagtatcaaatgcagcactgagatcgagcaaaacaagaatagagacaagtcccttgtctgaggctattagaatgtcatttgtgactttaaccagagctgtctctgtgctatgatgtgttctaaagccagactgaaaatcttcaaataaatcattgttttttaagtaatcacacagctgttttgcgaccgctttctcaataatttttgagaggaacggaagattagaaaaaggtctatagttggctaaaacctctggatcgaggttgtgctttttaagaagcggttttatcactgctactttgaatgattgtggaacatagcctgataataaagacatattcataatatttaataaagaagtgctaattaatggaaaaacttccttcaacagcttagttggaattgggtctaacatgcacgttgatggtttagaagagagaatcattgaatttaattgttcaaggttaatggctgaaaagcattctagtttactatctagtgtaatattagaacttacgtttccgggagctgttgataacactatactggtcaaaggcaagaggtcattaattttgtttctaagagtaacaattttatcgttaaaaaagcacataaaatcattactactgagtgctatgggaatagaaggctcaatggagctgtggctctctgtcagcctggctacagtgctgaaaagaaatcttgcattattcttattctcatctattaatgaagagtagtaagctgctctcgctttacgcagtgctttcttatgttcattgagagtaatatgccaaattaaacgagattcttcaagtttagtggaacgccatatcctttcaagttgtctcgaatgtttgctttattttgcgggtttcggcattatgccatggagctaatctatgttgttttattttcttctttttcaaaggagcaaccgagtctaattttattcgcagcgcatctgtagcactatcaacaacatgatcaatttggggtggtgtacattttgtataagtttcctcccttacatgcagacatgctatcgagttaaatATGTCTGTTGACTACTACTAGGACAACCCTTTTtgtaaaaacaatatatatatatatatatatatatatatagttttacattgtaatgcaaaacaacctgttccattcattaattgctttaaaatacatgttgtagtttcctttcatttaaaattGTTCAAGTAAGCTTGGGGGACTCAAAGGGCACccgattgtttgtctgaacaccttgtttctcttgtgcattaagaacacttgtgttagggcatgaattaacaataaataggttacagtataaaataccacgtactgtccgccctcccatgccaccctggcatgacctcttgccccccttttgccaccccatgtaaaatgttctagaaccgccacttgGAGAAGGTGaatgtgtgagggagagagtttGAGCTTCCACAGACTCACCCTGTGCTCCAGGAGTCAGTGTAGATGCTGTCAGTACTGAGCAGCTGTGAGGGAGATGAAGGAGTTGTTCAACATCTGATCAAAGTTAAAGTTCCAGATTATCAGTGGATTGTTTCTGCATCATCTCTGACATTAAAACCCTGTTTGACTCTGAACGGATTATTAAACCTGGAGTTATTTCAAACAGGAACATTGTTTTCTAAAGTTAcatcatgttttctttattcagactGAGGGGCTGCAGgttgtcagagatcagctgttctgcTCTGATCTCAGCTCTGAAGTCCTACATCCATCTGAGAGAGCTGGACCTGAGTGAGAGCGCTCTGCAGGATTCAGGAGTGGAGCTGCTGAGAGATCTTCTGGAGagtccagactgcagactggagaCCCTCAGGTCAGTTCACTGACTCTCTGTCACTGCTGGAGATCTCACATGTTCACTTTGTAACTGAACCTCATTTATATTCATTAATAACTTACATCCATAGAGTTGTACTTGTCCTTATATTCATATTTCATTTTTAAGAGTAAGAAGTGCTGCTGACATACATGCTGAGTGTTTCTTAAAGGAACTGTAATAGATGTTAGTTGTAAAAAGTAAATCTATGTAATTAATATTTAGTAAACGATAATGTCTGAATAAAGGTCATCTGAAGTCATTTTAGTTTTACATGATAAAGTTCACTTTGTGAAGTAGACAGATGTTTCTGTTCAgattcatttaaatgttgagaaacatCTGATTGGATTATAAACAGGTTTTTATCCTcatcatgttttctttattcagactGGAGGACTGCAGcttgtcagagatcagctgttctgttctgatctcagctctgaagtccaacctccatctgagagatctggacctgAGTCTCAACGATCTGCAGGATTCAGGAGAGAAGCTGCTGAGAGATCTTCTGGAGagtccagactgcagactggagaCCCTCAGGTCAGTACGGGGTCTCTGCTGGTTCAGCAGTATTGTATGAAACACAGGGAGGTGTTTCTCTCACTGGGAAACAGATCAGTGATGTTACCCACTGACTGCAGGCTCTCTCATTCTTCCATCAACCAGAGAAGGCCAGCTGGAAATGCAAAGCCACGTTTAGTCAGTCATCAACTTTCCACCAGACGTATGGGGTTTGACAGAAGAGTGGGAAAGGTGGTCTGTGTTTGATGGGATGTGTTCAGCTCCTTGACTAATGGCTGTTACTTCCTGTCATGCAGCTGAGAGCTGTGGCAGTCAGTCGTAGTGTTGCAGAGAAGATATGATGGGATGTAAAGCCTGAGATCAGGACTCTGAAGCTGACTCAAAGaacaaacacttattttaaactgGATCCATAACTGTTGGATTGTGTTCATCCCTACAGGATCAATGAGGAGACGATCAGAGCCACGATCCAGAAGACCTGTGAGTACTGAATATCCTCCATTCATCCAGACATGAAACTCTTTGATGGAGCGCGTCCTCAGAGGAAAACAACACTCTGGTTTCTCTCTTCATCATTTTGGCTGTTTCTCTTtgtttcatcatcatcattattaCAAGAACTGTCTATCAACACAGTGAGGCGTTCACTGACACTCTGTAAATAAACTCTGAAGAATAAAACACATGAAAACATCAACAATATAACCAGTCTGTTACAGTATTACCATCAACATATACttcagtacaagtagaagtactcagatcttgttcttgagtaaaagtagaagtactcagatcttgtacttgaataaaagtagaagtactcagatcttgtgcttgagtaaaagtagaagtactcagatcttgttcttgagtaaaagtagaagtaccagagtgtaggaatactctgttacagtaaaagtcctgcattcaaaatgttcctcaagtgaaagtagaaaagtattctcatcaaaatatagtgaaagtagcgacagtgaaagtagtcgttgtgcagattggtccatttcagaataatatatatatatatgttttataatgattgatcatgaaagtgttctcaaagctggtgaaggtgcagctagtctgaagtactttgtagactgcagggtagctggtggatttactccaggtggaactaaagtctgattcaacacttgattagatttcacatcattcatccagatctgtgaagtaactaaaggtattacatacatgtagtggagtaaaagtacaccatgtacctctgaactgtaatggagtagaagtacaaagtagcatacaatggaaatactcaggtaaagtacaagtacctcaacattgtacttaagtacagtacttgagtaaatgtacttagttcctCTCCTGATCTGTAAAGCTCTCCCAACATATGCAGGTTAGCATCCGGCAGCttctatgtgctggggacccGTACTGTACATGTCTATCATCACACTGTGGGCTCCTCAACATGTGTGGGTTCCCAGCAGGACTCTCTGAGCTGCAGACACATTCTTTCTGGgactttgttccagatatttggagcataataactgaagctGTTTCTCCATGTTCAGGAGCTCCCATCCCCCGAGTCCTGGGGCAGGAAGCGCTCCTTCTCTCCAAGAACTCCAGGACCCTGCAAGCTGGTCCAGAACCAGAGTCCCAGTGAGGAGTCCAGCCAGTCGACCTCTCAGAGTTAAACTAAACTACAACATTATTAAAGACCatgtttaaagttaaaaaagGATGCTTTCAGACTGAATCCAGACGTTTCTCAAGCTGCAGTCAAAGCAGATCATTtgtgaaatatataaaacaattataaaactgTAATAAGAATTACTCTGAATgacattttatttacatttcttttaaTCAAATGTTTCTGACTTTCTATCAGAGTGCTTTTCTCATGAATTAACGACTTCAATCTTCTTTCTTTTCTTGTGTATTTCATAAACAGGATATTGTTGTTTGTCCTTATATCCTGATTGAAGAGTCAGCAGTAAAGCAGCCAGGCGGTAACGGTCAGCTGGCATGTGTATCCGTTCATTGGCTCATATGTGTAGCATGTTTAATGGCAGTGTTTTGAAAATGGCTGACAGGTGGATATGTCAGATCTCTGTGTGTTACTCAGAGAACCGTGTGCAGGGTTTTAGAAAGTGCAGAGTTGAATTGCAGATTGTGTGCAGAGCTGAAAATGTGTTTAGAGTTCTGTTTGATTGAATCCAGCCAGTGTTGCCGCAGCAAAGCATAAGGGCTCAGAGCTCGGACCTGttgtgttcacattatatacgCTTCCTTTAGGCGATAAGGAATCACTCgggacattttcattgttatgcagatGATAATCAATTATACACAATATAGACAAAAGTATTGGACCACCTGCACATTAGAGAGATACcgcaggtccttccttcctgcagcggtcagactaTATAACCACCACGACCCCTAGTAGACCCCCctcacaacaacacagattatAACACCCCTTGTTGTTAAATACCAACtatgtgctatatatatatatatatatatatgccgttaaaaCTCTGCAATACATACCTGGCTGTTAAAtcctcagaactgttacaggatgtgtattttgtaaaatgtaaCTTTAATACTTTGTTGTCTGCATGCTTTAGGTaacatgaagctgtctctggctCTTTCTGCTGTAACGATGTACATCTCTCctctgggactaataaagggattctgattctgatcacaCCTGCAGGAGCTTTCAGGACATCCCATTCCAAACTCTTAAGCTTTCATTTGAACTTGGTCCCCCTTTGCAGCTATAACAGCTTCCACTCTTCTGGGAAGGCTTTCTACAGATCTTGGAGTGTGTCTGTGGGAAGCCCTTTCATCCAGAAGAGCATTAGTGAGGTCAGACACTGATGCTGGACGAGAGGCTGGCTCTCCGTTCTAGTTCATCCCAAAGGTGTGCAGTGGGTTGAGGTCAAGTTCTTCCACACCAAACTCATCCACCCCGGCCTTGATGGAGCTTCTTTGTGGGGCTCAGTCATGCTGGAACAGAAAGCTTCTTCCTCCCCAAACTGTTTCCTGGCTGTTTTCCACCAGGTTGAGACTTGAGTTTCTTGGTGTTTTTCACATCAACAAAAATGCTAAAAACTAAAAAAAGTGTTCTTGCTAATCATTGATGAattacacactgtgaagaataaataataaatgtaaaCAATGTTGTCAATGTTGGTGCCAATTTGTACACATAAAAAATACTTACAATAATAATGTTGTCCTCTTAGGTATAGCTTTTTTAacgttcttttttttaaagaaatacaaataaaatatattcaatattttgtatctgttttagaaaataaatacaaaatgataCAGGAAATAATTATCAGTTTTGTGGCTTTATGTAAACGAGCTGAGGACTCTCTATGTTCATGCACTCCTGGATATAAACCCAACAGATCTGCTTTGAATGATCTTCTTTATTTCACCTCGTACCTCCGCCCAGAACACCTTCAACTTTCTGCACCGCCAAACACAGAGAAACCACGTTCCCTTGATTCTGTGCATGTTAAATAAATGTGACGGCCCCTAGGCCTTAGACTCAGGTCCCTGGTTAGCCACTCCCCAAATCAGGAGAGATTGCTGACACCTGATTTCGGCTGACTGCTCAGCAACAAGTATGGGTGCCTGCCTGGGAGACTGACTCAAacaagcgagacctgcgcagacctgcgcaatttcgatcaacgtcttgctagtgcgttgcatgatggttagtcattttgtccgacttgctctggaggctcgcctacatgagacgttgaaatctcgcgggaaaaagacgcccgcagccttgagagcgaggcggcgCAATTCCTCTCCAcaggctgcggaagcgaaatgcttgatgggaaacgactcgctggtatctcgagctgagcgctcattggtgggttttaccccgtgctgctgatgaaactctccaattggctcggcaaaagtttgttgttgttttgtgtcagttttacgtcgccacatccattcccatttttcatcattgttccacaatgtttatcatcatgaaattaatatctatatattttatactatacttgcactgcttaccgttttcatactttatatatcttagcatattcatacacactgttcatactgctcacagactgatatctagtgtattcatagccctcactgtttattcatcattcaattcattctatcttttattctgtagattgtgtacattacttttcactttactgcttgttgcacctggttggaagctaaactgcatttcgttgtctcagtacctgtaatatgtgcaataacaataaagttgaatctaatcttgaacaggaacaaatgtatttacttagtacatatctgacattaacgattaaacacgtgtgtattctttataaatgcaaaccgagtcaagccgactccggaggtggtagtatgcaccttaaagttgtttgcaatccgccaaaaaaccgagaggaggaggaggaggaggaggaggaggaggaggaggaggaggagaggagggagagaagaagaagaagaagaagaagaagaagaagaagaagaagaagaagaagaagaagaagaagaagaagaagaagaagaagaagaagaagaagaagaagaagcctactccgagctgtccgacttcaggcgagctttttgagacctcccccagctgcgatcggctattctcgtctactttagaggcgagccgcaactcgtctcaaacaagcctagtctc
This window of the Pseudochaenichthys georgianus unplaced genomic scaffold, fPseGeo1.2 scaffold_1472_arrow_ctg1, whole genome shotgun sequence genome carries:
- the LOC117441092 gene encoding ribonuclease inhibitor, whose amino-acid sequence is MFSLFRLRGCRLSEISCSALISALKSYIHLRELDLSESALQDSGVELLRDLLESPDCRLETLRLEDCSLSEISCSVLISALKSNLHLRDLDLSLNDLQDSGEKLLRDLLESPDCRLETLRINEETIRATIQKT